The Papio anubis isolate 15944 chromosome 2, Panubis1.0, whole genome shotgun sequence region ggcctttttttaaagtttttaaatcagTGGTGTATTCAATGCAGGTGGTAGGAGAGAAGGTGACAGAACTGGCTGAGTCAGTAATTgctgagcacctgctctgtgccaggcactgctctaggcTCTGGGGATGATCAGCAACCCAGTGACCAAAACTGCCGTCCTCAGGGAGCTGGTATTTGCATGTGGGTGATGGACAGTGAGCAAAATCAATGAGGAAGGTGTATGGGATGTCAGAGCGTGGTGCGCTTCACAGAGAAACTGAATCCGAGTGGGTGGGGTACTGAGTGGAGGGGCTTTGCAGGGTCCTGCCAGCTGCATGTGTGGACTCAACTGTGGGGTGTGAGAAGAGTGGGCATGGGGGCTCCTCCAGGAACATGGTGGGGTTGCGCCCCACGGCCCAGCATCGTGTTCAGGTTTCCTGCTCACCAGAAGCTTCTCGCCTCTCTCTCCTCTGCAGCGTCGAGGGCGAGGCCCCCAGCAGCGAGACTGGCACATCCTTGGACAGCCCCTCGGCCTACCCCCAGGGCCCCTTAGTGCCTGGTTCCAGCCTGAGCCCAGATCACTACGAGCACACGTCAGTGGGAGCCTATGGGCTGTATTCGGGGCCGCCGGGGCAACAGCAGCGCACACGGAGGCCCAAGCTGCAGCACTCGACCTCCATCCTGCGCAAGCAGGCCGAGGAGGAGGCCATCAAGCGCTCACGCTCACTCTCTGAGAGCTATGAGCTCTCCTCGGACCTGCAGGACAAGCAGGTAGGCGAGCACAGCCCCTTGGGCCACACATGCGAGCACAGGGTAGCTCTGCCCACCATGTATGCCcccaccaggcatggtggcggctcTCTCCCATAGACTCGAGTTGGGGTGCGTGTGGGCTGAGGCTGAGGACTCTGCCCCAGTTCCAACTCCACCTGTGGCTGCTCTCAGGAGCCTCTTGCCCCAGCTGGCTCTTGCTGGCGTGTGTGAAGGACCTGGATTGTCTGGCATTCCTTCTGGGGACTTCCAGAGAGTCGTCTTCACATGAGGCCTTTGCCATGGCCCAGGTTCCACATCCTGTGTGGCCCAGATCTGGGGGATCATGATAGGTATCTGAGCCCAATGTCATCGGGACACACTGGGTATGTGGCCGGCCACTGAGGTTGTAAAGACCCAGGAgagggctgagggagggaggtCCATTGACAGCATGAACAGCACGAGCTCTGGAAAGAACCTCATCTACGGCCAGCCAGGGGAGGCTGCTTGCTGTACCCCTCCTGGCTCACACCTCCCTACTCCTGTGGGAAATCCCCCCACTGAAGACTGCACCCCTCCCCCAGGGGCCTTGGCCCTTAGAGGTGGCCCAGATCCACAATGTGCTTAGGGCTGGGCTCGAGGGAGGACAAGAGGCAGCCTCTCGGGGTTGAACCAGGAGAGGAGAATCCTGGGGTGCAGAGGGAAGAGCGAGGACCTGAGCAGTCCCTGGGGAGGCCAAGAGCTCTCGCTTCCAAGTCCCTCCAAGTGCAGTGCACAGTAGGTGTTTTAATAAGGATCTGAGTGAATGAACAGATGGGTGAGTGAGGGAGTGAGCGAGCCAGTGCATGGACAAGCCCCATAGCAGTTTCAGGCTTCAAGAGAACCTGGGTTCCCAGGCAGCAGCTCTGCAAGCTTGCaggggcaggctggggagggctgtCAGActctccccagctcctgggcACTGAGCTCTAGACAGCTCCTCCAGATGCCCAGGTGGCCGCCTCTGCCCCTCCTGGCCCCAGGACCCTTTCCCATCTTCCCCAGACTCCATGCTGCAGAAGCCACCTGGCCTTCACTCCCACCCACACCCATCCTGTGGCCCCACCCGCCCTCTGCTTGCTCCGAGATCTTCCTAgttatcctttttctttaaaaacaattttggggggttttatttgtttgtgtttgcTGGGAGtatagattcaagttgccctgaatatgTGCTCCCCTTTTTGTCCTTTAAAGAGTATAGTTCTGGGCCTGGTGTGCCCCAACTTCCTAAGGGAGTGGTGCAGATACTGCCTGGGGTTGCAGGATCATCCCCTCTCTTGACAGGGAATCCCCCATCAGCCCCCTCCTCACCTGGCTGTTGGTGCTGCCCTGCAACTTAAGCCAGGCCGACACAGTGCAGAGCAGCTTCTGTTCCCTTTATCCGTGATGCCCACATCCAAAGTGGACCATGGTTTATAGTAAGAGATGTTGGCAGCAGAGCCATttaaacagaaagtagaaaggttGGGACTTAATAGAGGCCTTTGAAGAGAATTATATGCTTACTGTGGGCCTAATAGGACTCCAGCTATTCATTTTCATTCCATGCATATTATCTGAACGCCCACCACACACCAGATACTGTGCTGGGTGCCCGTGACCGAGGCAAGGCCCCTGCTCTTGAGCTCCACTGTGGCACAGGAGCTGGACAGGAGCAAGTTAGCAATGCAGAGGCAGTTGACTTCCAGAAAGTGATGCAAACTCTAGGGATTCTAAAAATTGGGGAAAGAAATCGGGTGGCTATGGGAGGCAACAGCATTGGGTAAAGCTGGTTGGGAAGACCTCTCTAAGGTGGCATTAGAGCTGGCTGTTCCAGGAAGAGGCAACAGCTGGTGCAAAGGCTGCTGAGTGTGTGAGATGGAAAGGAAGGCCCGGAAGAGGTACCAAAGAGGTGAGAGGGAGGAGGCAACATCAAGGACCACTGAGCATTCGATGCTCCACCGAGCTTCCCGGAAAACTCAGCAAAAGTGGGAATGGGACAGATTGCATGGGAATCACTAGATGAAAAAGTAAGGTGCCCGATTCCATGAGGAGTTTTAAGTCTGGATAACAGAGTCCGTTTAGTGAAAGGAGCCCAAGGGCCAGTCTCCTGTGCTCTTCTGGCCCCTGGCCCACTGTGCCCTTCAGTGGCTTTCTGTCCCTGAAGCAGGAGACTTGAGTGGGTGTCAGATACTGTCCCTGTGTCATCAAGAAGTGACATTCTTCCCAGTTCCTCTTCCGCACTGCTCAGAAGTTTGCCTTGAAGGGACAAGTGAGGGCCGAATGGGGGAGCCCTGGCCACGGGTTCGACTCCTCTATCCAGGAACCACATGCCCTGGGCCAGCGGCTTCCCTCCCCTGAGCGTCTTGTCCTTGCTGAGAAGTGGGGTAGCAAAACCCCTCAGGAGAGCAGAAGCTGCTGTGAGATGGGATGAGGGTGTGGGGGTCCCCAGCACACATAGTAGATGGGCACATGTTAGTAGAATCCCCTCCACTGGGTCCCAGGAAACTTTTCGACCAGGCCTGGCAATAGTTCCATCCCAGAAAGAAGAATGACCCACAGTAAGTTTGGGGACAAGGAAGAGCAGCCCCAGGTCCATGTGTGGGGACCCTTGGGGGAAGAACTGTCAGGGGCTCTGGTGAACAAACGCAGAGCCCATTGCTGCCTTCCTGAAGTCCCTTCGCCCCCAATACACACAGATTTGGGCAGGAGGTCTCAGGAAAACAGGGTGGCTGCCTGGTCTGCGAGGTCCGGACCCAGCAGGCGAGAAGGCCCTCCGGGGAGCTCTAGGCCTGAGCTGGAGGTCCTGGTGCTTGTGCTGCCCACAAAGTAGAGTGAGGGAAGAAAGGCTTCCCAGATCCCAGCCTCAGGTCTCTTATCGGCCCCACGGGCTTTCTAAGCTCCACTCACAACccaaaaaatggaaactttcTGCTTACAGTTGTGGAAGTGAGGTCATTTCTTGGATGGCGTTCAGTAACAGGGCGAGAGAGAAAACAGACTCTGGCCTGGGATTGGAAAAGTCATTTTGATCTGCTCCCCTCAAGCCCCCGCAGCTCTTCTCCTCCACCCAGCCTGCTGGGACCACCCAAAGCCAGGCAGCACGCATGGTCCTGCAAGGCCTCATGTGGCTCTGAGCCAGTCTCCCTGGTGCAGGCCGCAGCCTTCGATTTGTTGGATGTCTGTTTGGCATTGTTTCAGTTCTGCGCCTGCGGCTGCCTGCTCTCCTTGACAGACCCCTCGCTCCTCGAGTGCAAGGACCTCCATGCCTCCCATTCCACCTCCAGGTGTGACGTGATGCCCAGCATGTCGTGGGCATCTGGGACCATACAGGCAGGTGCAGCGCTTTGCCTGGTTCCTAGCCCCACATCACATGCCCACGCCACCCCAGCACCCCAAGAGGCCTGGCTTGGCGGAGAAGCCAATTCCTTATCTTGGCCGCAGGAATGTGTTCATTGTCCACTCAGGAGCAAGGTGCAGGGAGCGGCCCTCAGGGCCCTCCTTGGTCACGGGTGCCTCAGAAATTCAGGAGGTCTGCGTGTCCCACTGGAGCACCCGGGGTTCACCCCATCCCCTCCCTGCATGTAGCCCAGCCCTCACAGGAATGAGCTGTGCAGCCCAGACGAGCCATTAGGAATGGCGGTGCTCATGAGGGAAAGCCAGCTCCGGAGCCTGGAGGCCTCTTGAGTATGTGTTGAGTCTCTTCTCTGGGCCACAATTTGCCCATCTGTAGAGCAAGGGAGCTTGGGGGCTTTACAAACTGTAAATCCCTTCCCAGAATGCAGCTGAGTGTCTTTCCGGCCCAGCTACCCCTGTGCTTGGCATGTGCCAGCCCTTGGCCTCTGTCTGCGGGGTTCACCAAAGTCATAGGTCCCAGCACTATGCCATTTAATAGACGAGGAAACCGAGGAAGTGCATGGGCTCAGGGCTTATTCTGGGTCACCCAGCTACCAAGCAGCATAGCCCAGATTAGAACTCAGGCACCTGTCCTCGAAGCCTGCTTCTCAGTGCAGCAGACCCCACAGGTCTCCCTGAAACTCAGTGATGCCTCTGGCCACAAGAGCTGCCTGGTTGGTGctatggaaagaaaatgagtCCAGAAGCCTGTGGGCCTTGCTGGAATCTTTAGCCTGTCTCTTGACCTGTGCATACTTCTTCCAGGGTCTCCAAATGGGTTTCATTAGATGGCATACCTCAAAAATGCGTCAGGGCCAGGGGCTTCTGTGACCCAAGATACTGGGGACACTCAGCATAGTGTATCTCACTGCCTTTTAAAGTTTCTTGAGGCCCTGCctcgtggatcacctgaggtcaggagttcaaaaccagcctggccaacatggtgaaactccatctctactaaaaatacaaaaattagctgggcgtggtggtgggtgtctgtaatcccagctactcaggaggttgaggcaggaggatcgtctgaacccaagaggcagaggttgcagtgaactgagatcatgccattgcactccagcctgggtgacagagcgagactctgtctcaaaaacaaaaaaaacccaaaaaaacggGTCTGAGAGGAAAAACATGGTTGcactcattttaacttgatgcTTCTCTATCCAATTTGACCTTGGGACTCATATTTTGCATAAGCCCACCAGCATCCCTCAGCAGTTGCTTTGACCAACTTTGGGACCTTCCCAGGTTGCACAGCTGCTTGGCTAGGAAGTGGGAAGGAGTTTGGTAGATGTCTCACTGTGCCCACATGCAGGGCTGTTCTCAttctcctctcccacccccaggtGGAGATGCTAGAACGAAAGTATGGGGGGCGCCTGGTAACCCGCCATGCGGCCCGCACCATCCAGACGGCGTTTCGCCAGTACCAGATGAACAAGAACTTCGAGCGCTTGCGCAGCTCCATGTCAGAGAACCGCATGTCGCGCCGGATCGTGCTGTCCAACATGAGGATGCAGTTCTCCTTTGAGGGGCCTGAGAAAGTGCACAGCTCCTACTTCGAGGGGAAGCAGGTCTCAGTGACTAACGACGGCTCCCAGCTGGGAGCTCTGGTGCCCCCTGAGTGTGGTGACCTCAGCGAGCCAACTACCCTCAAGTCTCCGGCCCCCTCTAGCGACTTTGCGGACGCCATCACTGAGCTGGAGGACGCCTTCTCTAGGCAAGTGAAATCACTGGCCGAGTCCATCGACGATGCCCTCAACTGCCGCAGCCTGCACACTGAGGAGGCACCGGCCCTGGATGCGGCGCGGGCCCGGGACACTGAGCCCCAGACAGCCCTGCACAGCATGGACCACCGCAAACTGGACGAGATGACGGCCTCGTACAGCGATGTCACCCTGTACATTGATGAGGAGGAGCTGTCTCCCCCTCTGCCCCTCTCGCAGGCAGGGGACCGGCCGTCCAGCACTGAGTCGGACCTGCGGCTGCGGGCTGGGGGCGCAGCCCCAGACTACTGGGCCCTGGCCCACAAAGAGGACAAGGCCGACACGGACACGAGCTGCCGGAGCACGCCGTCGCTGGAGCGGCAGGAGCAGCGGCTGCGAGTGGAGCATCTCCCGCTGCTCACCATCGAGCCACCCAGCGACAGCTCCGTGGACCTCAGTGACCGCTCGGAGCGGGGCTCGCTCAAAAGGCAGAGCGCCTATGAGCGCAGCCTCGGTGGGCAGCAGGGCAGCCCCAAGCATGGTCCCCACAGCGGCCCCCCGAAGAGCCTCCCCCGGGAGGAGCCTGAGTTGCGGCCCCGGCCCCCCAGGCCCCTAGACAGCCACTTGGCCATCAATGGCTCGGCCAACCGGCAGAGCAAGTCTGAGTCAGACTACTCAGACGGCGACAATGACAGCATCAACAGCACATCCAACTCCAACGACACCATCAACTGCAGCTCCGAGTCATCGTCCCGTGACAGCCTGCGGGAGCAGACACTCAGCAAGCAGACCTACCACAAGGAGGCCCGCAACAGCTGGGACTCGCCCGCCTTTAGCAATGATGTCATCCGCAAGAGGCACTACCGCATCGGCCTGAACCTCTTCAACAAGTGAGTACCATTGGTGACCCTGCAGGGTGGGCAGTCGTGGCTTGCTGGGCCTCGGCAGGTGGGCGTGGCTGGATCCTTCCAAGCACAGAGCTTGAGGTCCAGCGTGGCCTGTGAGCGTAGGAAGCTGCCGGGCAAGGTCGGTGGCTAGGATACTGCCAAGCTGTGCACTGAGGATCCAGCCCTTCCTGGAGCTGCTGTTTGGGACAGCAACACACACAGGCTGAGCAGGGGCAGAATGGAAGCTTTCT contains the following coding sequences:
- the IQSEC1 gene encoding IQ motif and SEC7 domain-containing protein 1 isoform X7, translated to MWCLHCNSERTQSLLELELDSGVEGEAPSSETGTSLDSPSAYPQGPLVPGSSLSPDHYEHTSVGAYGLYSGPPGQQQRTRRPKLQHSTSILRKQAEEEAIKRSRSLSESYELSSDLQDKQVEMLERKYGGRLVTRHAARTIQTAFRQYQMNKNFERLRSSMSENRMSRRIVLSNMRMQFSFEGPEKVHSSYFEGKQVSVTNDGSQLGALVPPECGDLSEPTTLKSPAPSSDFADAITELEDAFSRQVKSLAESIDDALNCRSLHTEEAPALDAARARDTEPQTALHSMDHRKLDEMTASYSDVTLYIDEEELSPPLPLSQAGDRPSSTESDLRLRAGGAAPDYWALAHKEDKADTDTSCRSTPSLERQEQRLRVEHLPLLTIEPPSDSSVDLSDRSERGSLKRQSAYERSLGGQQGSPKHGPHSGPPKSLPREEPELRPRPPRPLDSHLAINGSANRQSKSESDYSDGDNDSINSTSNSNDTINCSSESSSRDSLREQTLSKQTYHKEARNSWDSPAFSNDVIRKRHYRIGLNLFNKKPEKGVQYLIERGFVPDTPVGVAHFLLQRKGLSRQMIGEFLGNRQKQFNRDVLDCVVDEMDFSTMELDEALRKFQAHIRVQGEAQKVERLIEAFSQRYCICNPGVVRQFRNPDTIFILAFAIILLNTDMYSPNVKPERKMKLEDFIKNLRGVDDGEDIPREMLIGIYERIRKRELKTNEDHVSQVQKVEKLIVGKKPIGSLHPGLGCVLSLPHRRLVCYCRLFEVPDPNKPQKLGLHQREIFLFNDLLVVTKIFQKKKNSVTYSFRQSFSLYGMQVLLFENQYYPNGIRLTSSVPGADIKVLINFNAPNPQDRKKFTDDLRESIAEVQEMEKHRIESELEKQKGVVRPSMSQCSSLKKESGNGTLSRACLDDSYASGEGLKRSALSSSLRDLSEAGKRGRRSSAGSLESNVEFQPFEPLQPSVLCS
- the IQSEC1 gene encoding IQ motif and SEC7 domain-containing protein 1 isoform X8, producing the protein MLERKYGGRLVTRHAARTIQTAFRQYQMNKNFERLRSSMSENRMSRRIVLSNMRMQFSFEGPEKVHSSYFEGKQVSVTNDGSQLGALVPPECGDLSEPTTLKSPAPSSDFADAITELEDAFSRQVKSLAESIDDALNCRSLHTEEAPALDAARARDTEPQTALHSMDHRKLDEMTASYSDVTLYIDEEELSPPLPLSQAGDRPSSTESDLRLRAGGAAPDYWALAHKEDKADTDTSCRSTPSLERQEQRLRVEHLPLLTIEPPSDSSVDLSDRSERGSLKRQSAYERSLGGQQGSPKHGPHSGPPKSLPREEPELRPRPPRPLDSHLAINGSANRQSKSESDYSDGDNDSINSTSNSNDTINCSSESSSRDSLREQTLSKQTYHKEARNSWDSPAFSNDVIRKRHYRIGLNLFNKKPEKGVQYLIERGFVPDTPVGVAHFLLQRKGLSRQMIGEFLGNRQKQFNRDVLDCVVDEMDFSTMELDEALRKFQAHIRVQGEAQKVERLIEAFSQRYCICNPGVVRQFRNPDTIFILAFAIILLNTDMYSPNVKPERKMKLEDFIKNLRGVDDGEDIPREMLIGIYERIRKRELKTNEDHVSQVQKVEKLIVGKKPIGSLHPGLGCVLSLPHRRLVCYCRLFEVPDPNKPQKLGLHQREIFLFNDLLVVTKIFQKKKNSVTYSFRQSFSLYGMQVLLFENQYYPNGIRLTSSVPGADIKVLINFNAPNPQDRKKFTDDLRESIAEVQEMEKHRIESELEKQKGVVRPSMSQCSSLKKESGNGTLSRACLDDSYASGEGLKRSALSSSLRDLSEAGVHH